In Fluviicola taffensis DSM 16823, the following are encoded in one genomic region:
- a CDS encoding GxxExxY protein: MEHYLLKEECYEIIGSCMEVHSELGAGFSEIVYKDALEYEFKKHGIPFAREVQYRVKYKDTILPHQFYADFVVFDSIILEVKAVSEFCKEHFEQTINYLAVSGMEVGVLVNFRKSKLEYKRVILSER, translated from the coding sequence ATGGAACACTACTTATTGAAAGAAGAATGCTATGAAATCATCGGATCTTGCATGGAAGTTCATTCTGAACTTGGAGCCGGATTTTCTGAAATTGTTTACAAAGATGCTTTGGAATATGAATTCAAAAAGCATGGAATTCCTTTTGCCCGGGAAGTTCAATATCGGGTAAAATACAAAGACACTATTCTACCCCATCAGTTCTATGCCGACTTTGTTGTTTTTGATTCCATCATTCTGGAAGTGAAGGCGGTCTCTGAGTTCTGCAAAGAGCATTTTGAACAGACCATTAATTATCTGGCTGTTTCTGGGATGGAAGTTGGAGTATTAGTGAATTTCAGAAAATCCAAACTTGAGTATAAAAGAGTTATTTTATCAGAAAGATAA
- a CDS encoding Dps family protein has product MKLNIGISEKDLKGIHKLLNAILADGNIFYIKLRKFHWNLSGDNFMELHQLFEAQYNDVALAIDEVAERISTLGGVAIGTTSEFAATSGLKETPGKVPDIQGMLKELVGDHETIVRALRKGIEDAEEKFKDAGTADFLNGLMQNHEKMAWKLRKYFKD; this is encoded by the coding sequence ATGAAACTGAACATTGGAATTAGCGAAAAAGATTTAAAAGGCATTCACAAATTGTTGAACGCCATATTGGCAGACGGGAATATTTTTTACATCAAGCTTCGGAAATTCCACTGGAATTTATCCGGCGATAACTTCATGGAGCTGCACCAGCTTTTTGAGGCACAGTATAACGATGTTGCATTGGCTATAGACGAAGTTGCGGAGCGCATCAGTACCTTGGGCGGTGTGGCTATCGGAACCACTTCCGAGTTTGCAGCTACTTCCGGTTTGAAAGAAACTCCCGGCAAAGTTCCGGATATCCAGGGAATGCTGAAAGAACTGGTAGGCGACCACGAAACTATTGTGCGTGCTTTGCGCAAGGGAATCGAAGATGCAGAAGAGAAATTCAAAGATGCGGGAACGGCTGATTTCTTAAACGGATTGATGCAGAACCATGAAAAGATGGCGTGGAAGCTCCGCAAATATTTTAAGGATTAA
- a CDS encoding NAD(P)/FAD-dependent oxidoreductase, producing MDLKSNEPFWLIKNGLINSYSSLHSDESCDVLIVGGGITGSLIAHQMIEDGFDTILIDKREVCNGSTSATTSMLQYEIDVPLSELIEKIGENGAVKSYQACAASILELEKLAKKLGSQAGFQRKTSLYYTTNKDDLTRLKLEYETRKKYGFGVNWLNAAEVQYQFGFQNSCGGILSELGASMDAFRFGHELLEYNQKRGLRIYDKTELKSVQYERGFNIVTTENGSRIRAKKTIYCTGYESAGMIPEKVVSLKSTYALVSEIDPAAFKSIEETLFWDTDSPYLYFRTTDDHRFLIGGGDEDFQDAQKRDKLLNAKEQEILNKLKKLNPNFEFVTDFVWAGTFGETKDGLPYIGEHSKFKNAYFVLGFGGNGITFSVIGMEMASLFMKKKKHPLSRYFKFGRD from the coding sequence ATGGATTTAAAGTCGAATGAGCCATTTTGGCTAATAAAAAATGGATTGATTAACTCGTATTCATCATTACATTCGGATGAATCCTGTGACGTATTAATTGTTGGGGGAGGAATAACCGGAAGTCTGATAGCTCATCAAATGATTGAAGACGGATTCGATACTATTTTGATTGATAAGCGTGAGGTCTGTAATGGTAGTACATCGGCAACAACTTCCATGCTTCAGTACGAAATTGATGTTCCATTGTCTGAATTAATTGAAAAAATAGGGGAGAATGGCGCGGTGAAAAGTTACCAGGCTTGTGCAGCATCCATTCTTGAACTTGAAAAATTAGCAAAAAAATTGGGTTCACAGGCAGGATTCCAGCGCAAGACATCGTTGTATTACACCACGAACAAAGACGATTTAACGCGTTTAAAATTGGAATATGAAACGCGCAAAAAATATGGTTTTGGCGTTAATTGGTTAAATGCTGCAGAAGTTCAGTATCAATTTGGATTTCAAAACTCCTGCGGCGGAATCCTTTCAGAACTTGGAGCAAGCATGGATGCTTTCAGGTTTGGGCATGAATTGCTAGAATACAATCAAAAACGCGGATTGCGCATCTATGATAAAACCGAATTAAAATCCGTACAGTACGAAAGAGGGTTCAATATCGTGACTACTGAAAATGGATCCCGGATTCGAGCTAAGAAAACAATTTACTGTACCGGATATGAAAGTGCTGGAATGATCCCGGAAAAGGTTGTGTCGTTAAAAAGCACTTATGCGTTGGTCAGTGAAATAGATCCAGCAGCATTCAAGTCAATCGAAGAAACCTTGTTCTGGGATACCGATTCACCCTATCTGTATTTTCGCACGACAGATGACCACCGATTTCTCATTGGAGGCGGTGATGAAGATTTTCAGGATGCACAAAAACGCGACAAACTCTTGAATGCAAAGGAGCAGGAGATTTTAAATAAGCTGAAAAAACTAAACCCTAATTTTGAGTTCGTGACAGATTTTGTTTGGGCAGGAACTTTCGGTGAAACGAAGGACGGATTGCCCTATATTGGTGAACACTCCAAATTTAAGAACGCGTACTTCGTACTGGGTTTTGGAGGGAATGGAATTACATTTTCAGTCATTGGAATGGAAATGGCGTCACTTTTCATGAAAAAGAAAAAACATCCGCTTTCCAGGTATTTTAAGTTTGGGAGGGATTGA
- a CDS encoding T9SS type A sorting domain-containing protein translates to MKTLLLSTLILSSASFAQIGSLNTTFSSDGLTFQFGTKNISRGAEVLLQNDGKTIVVGDSYTAGESGDIHVYRYNTDGTLDTGFGTNGVTTIASSPGTFQTANCATLTSDNKILIAGRRNNVAQVIRLRTDGLVDGTFDNDGIRLTGFSMPHEFNDIVALPDGEMLCLGVLNNSTGSDFIVAKITSTGADDATFGSSVPGYVGVSFGNTSVGTALHVNADNSFYVAGYTVDVALSADIAIAQISANGQSLVSSFGINGKKTFSVNAVGDNMVFAMQVLPNGNILLGGVANSKSLLCSLDPLGALNTDFNTTGYSLGNTGSFIHDIKILHANKIAAVGTKLSLYDVFLFDTLGVVDPSFVRETMPNGVDDTGEFLSVTTDGSQHLYAAGKTQISENITQITLAKYNLVASTTGISENSDQQLAIYPNPALNSLTISVVQPTQITICKVNGIEILKTIIDKQQTIDISDFAAGVYFIHSAEGQTIKLIKE, encoded by the coding sequence ATGAAAACATTATTACTTAGTACACTTATACTCAGTAGTGCATCTTTTGCACAAATTGGATCACTAAACACCACATTTAGCTCCGATGGATTGACCTTTCAATTCGGAACAAAAAACATCAGTAGAGGTGCTGAAGTTTTGCTTCAAAACGATGGAAAAACAATTGTAGTTGGCGATTCGTATACTGCAGGAGAAAGCGGCGATATCCACGTTTATCGATACAATACTGATGGCACACTGGATACAGGTTTCGGCACCAATGGAGTTACTACAATTGCTTCTTCACCTGGGACTTTTCAAACAGCAAATTGCGCAACCCTAACGAGTGACAATAAAATTTTAATTGCAGGAAGGCGCAACAATGTAGCTCAAGTTATACGCTTGAGAACAGATGGTTTGGTGGACGGGACTTTTGACAATGATGGTATTCGCTTAACAGGATTTTCCATGCCTCATGAATTCAATGACATTGTTGCCCTTCCAGATGGTGAAATGCTCTGTTTGGGCGTTTTAAACAACAGTACCGGAAGTGATTTTATTGTTGCAAAGATTACCAGTACGGGTGCAGATGATGCTACTTTTGGCTCCAGTGTTCCGGGTTACGTGGGTGTTAGTTTTGGTAACACCAGCGTTGGAACAGCATTACATGTAAATGCAGATAATTCATTTTATGTTGCAGGATATACAGTCGATGTAGCTCTAAGTGCAGACATTGCTATTGCACAGATCAGTGCGAACGGTCAATCGCTAGTGAGCAGTTTTGGGATCAACGGCAAAAAGACATTTAGTGTGAATGCGGTTGGGGATAATATGGTGTTTGCTATGCAAGTCTTACCAAATGGCAATATCCTTTTAGGAGGAGTTGCAAATTCGAAATCCTTGCTTTGTTCATTAGATCCTCTTGGGGCTTTGAATACAGATTTTAATACCACAGGTTATTCGCTAGGAAACACGGGTTCTTTTATTCACGATATAAAAATCCTTCATGCGAATAAAATTGCTGCAGTAGGCACAAAACTGAGTCTTTACGATGTATTCCTGTTCGACACTTTAGGAGTTGTTGACCCCTCTTTTGTGAGAGAAACGATGCCAAATGGAGTAGATGATACCGGTGAATTCTTATCTGTTACAACCGATGGTAGTCAACATCTTTATGCTGCTGGAAAGACTCAAATCAGTGAAAATATTACCCAAATAACTTTAGCTAAATACAATTTGGTTGCTAGTACCACTGGTATATCCGAAAACAGTGATCAGCAATTGGCTATTTACCCAAATCCAGCATTGAATTCATTGACCATTTCTGTTGTTCAACCAACACAAATTACAATTTGTAAAGTGAATGGAATAGAAATACTGAAAACAATTATCGATAAACAACAAACAATTGATATTTCTGACTTCGCAGCGGGAGTTTATTTTATTCACTCTGCTGAAGGACAAACAATCAAACTTATAAAAGAGTAA
- a CDS encoding T9SS type A sorting domain-containing protein — MKQILLFSLFASTCSFAQIGSFDPTFNDDSYFQIQNWSSIGRIIPLTNETCLNISNSGYDVPMTLGKESALIKFLANNPSGSASAQSQINPNLPDTLSGFRDFTKDSDGRIVVVGYRHFDAPAYDKIFVGRYNADGSIDNTFNGSSFLEIDYSSSFMSADVFKVLVLSSGKILAVGKRANSTNILVRINANGTLDNTYGTNGIYNWNFMGGSYSKIHDAIELSTGKILVAGSENDPTNNNIQTAFVVRLNGDGTIDNTFGVSGVSRVILGQFGKASTINSMALTSNGSIIVGGLGFWTGQQSWDVSRGALAKLDADGVVDAAFGTQVIPSDYSGINKILVGSNDDIIAGGYISTAGIRSTLFAFMSDEGVFDTSFDADGMITNSNTPNPQILDFAFQPDGKIIYVQSFYTSNFDNGMYVGRMLMGTGTNHLEETSLNQMAVYPNPSNGTTTISVTKPTQISVKTINGTEILTTTIENQKMIDLSEFAAGVYFINTAEGQTIKVIKE; from the coding sequence ATGAAACAAATTTTACTTTTCTCACTATTCGCAAGTACTTGTTCGTTTGCCCAAATTGGATCCTTCGACCCTACTTTTAATGACGACTCGTACTTCCAAATTCAAAATTGGAGTTCAATAGGAAGAATTATTCCTTTAACGAATGAAACGTGCTTGAATATTAGTAATTCAGGCTATGACGTTCCAATGACTCTTGGAAAAGAAAGTGCACTTATTAAGTTCCTAGCCAATAATCCATCAGGTTCTGCCTCAGCTCAAAGTCAGATTAATCCAAATTTACCTGATACACTTTCCGGTTTTAGAGATTTTACAAAAGATTCTGATGGAAGAATTGTTGTAGTTGGTTACAGGCATTTTGATGCACCTGCTTATGACAAGATTTTTGTTGGTCGTTACAATGCAGATGGGTCTATTGATAATACTTTTAACGGTAGTAGTTTTCTAGAAATTGATTATTCGTCATCATTCATGAGTGCGGATGTGTTTAAAGTCTTAGTGTTGAGTTCAGGGAAAATTCTTGCTGTCGGAAAACGTGCCAACAGCACAAATATTTTGGTAAGAATTAACGCCAATGGAACGTTAGATAACACCTACGGAACAAATGGAATTTACAATTGGAATTTCATGGGTGGTAGTTACTCTAAAATTCACGACGCCATCGAATTAAGTACTGGAAAAATTCTTGTTGCAGGTTCTGAAAATGATCCAACAAACAACAACATTCAAACTGCGTTTGTGGTTCGATTAAATGGGGATGGAACTATTGACAATACGTTTGGTGTAAGTGGGGTGAGTAGAGTTATTTTAGGTCAGTTTGGCAAGGCAAGCACTATTAATTCTATGGCTTTGACTTCCAACGGTAGCATTATTGTTGGTGGTTTGGGTTTTTGGACAGGTCAACAATCGTGGGATGTGAGTCGCGGAGCTCTTGCAAAGTTAGATGCAGATGGGGTTGTTGATGCCGCTTTTGGCACACAAGTTATCCCATCAGATTATTCAGGGATTAATAAAATTTTGGTTGGATCCAATGACGATATCATTGCTGGTGGTTACATTTCAACCGCTGGTATTCGATCCACTTTATTTGCGTTTATGAGTGATGAAGGAGTTTTTGACACCTCTTTTGATGCTGACGGAATGATCACGAATTCAAATACGCCAAATCCTCAAATTCTTGATTTTGCTTTTCAACCCGACGGGAAAATAATTTATGTGCAAAGTTTCTATACAAGTAATTTCGACAATGGAATGTATGTTGGTAGAATGTTGATGGGAACAGGAACAAATCATTTAGAGGAAACAAGCTTAAATCAGATGGCTGTTTACCCGAATCCATCGAATGGAACAACAACAATTTCTGTTACAAAACCAACACAAATTTCGGTAAAGACCATCAACGGAACTGAAATCTTGACTACCACGATTGAAAATCAAAAAATGATCGATCTATCTGAATTTGCTGCTGGAGTTTATTTCATTAACACGGCTGAAGGGCAAACAATCAAAGTTATCAAAGAGTAG